A genomic window from Glycine max cultivar Williams 82 chromosome 17, Glycine_max_v4.0, whole genome shotgun sequence includes:
- the GSRLCK gene encoding probable receptor-like protein kinase At5g20050 — protein MEDRKANTISVISVIALIILIIVARVSLKLSRAFFLICGASIAVILAVFSCALIRHRYNHRRRLLESQLKTEGRELRIEYSFLRKVAGVPTKYRFKELEEATDGFQALLGKGSSASVFKGILNDGTSVAVKRIDGEERGEKEFRSEVAAIASVHHVNLVRMFGYCNAPTAPRYLVYEYIPNGSLDCWIFPLRENHTRKGGCLPWNLRQKVAIDVARGLSYLHHDCRRRVLHLDVKPENILLDENYKALVADFGLSTLVGKDVSQVMTTMRGTRGYLAPEWLLERGVSEKTDVYSYGMVLLEIIGGRRNVSRVEDPRDRTKKKWEFFPKIVNEKVREGKFMEIVDRRLVERGSVVEESEVTRLVYIALWCIQEKPRLRPSMAQVVDMLEGRVRVDEPPGSRMILVDLLAVDEDPADHRNLARLLTSVSSHVDCTSTYSLGTTNTILSGR, from the coding sequence ATGGAGGACAGAAAAGCCAACACAATCTCTGTAATATCAGTGATTGCACTGATCATCCTCATCATCGTCGCTCGTGTTTCCTTGAAGCTCTCGCGTGCCTTCTTCCTCATATGTGGCGCTTCTATTGCTGTGATCCTCGCTGTCTTTTCTTGTGCACTCATAAGGCACCGTTACAACCACAGAAGGAGGTTGTTGGAGTCACAGTTGAAGACAGAAGGGAGAGAGCTTCGAATAGAGTACAGTTTCCTAAGAAAAGTTGCTGGTGTTCCCACAAAGTATCGTTTCAAGGAGCTTGAAGAAGCAACGGATGGTTTTCAAGCACTTTTAGGAAAAGGGTCCTCTGCTTCGGTCTTCAAAGGCATTCTCAACGATGGAACTTCGGTTGCGGTGAAACGAATCGACGGCGAGGAGCGAGGGGAGAAAGAATTCAGATCAGAAGTTGCAGCCATTGCAAGTGTGCATCATGTCAACCTCGTACGTATGTTTGGTTATTGTAACGCTCCAACAGCACCTAGGTACCTTGTTTATGAGTACATCCCAAACGGGTCCTTGGATTGTTGGATTTTTCCCTTAAGGGAAAATCATACACGTAAAGGAGGGTGTTTACCGTGGAACTTGAGGCAAAAGGTAGCTATTGATGTTGCAAGAGGGTTGTCTTATCTTCACCATGATTGTAGGAGGAGGGTTTTGCATCTTGATGTGAAGCCAGAGAATATACTCTTGGATGAGAATTACAAGGCTCTTGTTGCTGATTTTGGTCTCTCAACGCTTGTTGGAAAGGATGTGAGTCAGGTTATGACAACAATGAGAGGGACAAGAGGGTACTTGGCTCCTGAGTGGCTTTTGGAAAGAGGGGTGTCAGAAAAAACTGATGTTTACAGCTATGGGATGGTTCTGTTGGAGATCAttggagggagaaggaatgTGTCGAGGGTAGAGGATCCGAGGGACAGGACCAAGAAAAAGTGGGAGTTTTTTCCCAAGATTGTGAATGAGAAAGTGAGGGAAGGGAAATTCATGGAGATTGTGGATCGTAGGTTGGTGGAGCGTGGGAGTGTTGTTGAGGAGAGTGAGGTTACTAGGTTGGTGTATATTGCATTGTGGTGCATACAAGAGAAGCCAAGGTTGAGGCCTAGCATGGCACAAGTGGTTGACATGCTTGAAGGGCGTGTGAGGGTGGATGAACCACCTGGTTCAAGAATGATTCTTGTTGATTTGCTTGCTGTTGATGAAGATCCTGCAGATCATAGAAATTTGGCAAGGTTGTTGACATCTGTGTCCAGCCATGTGGATTGTACATCTACTTACTCTTTGGGAACCACAAACACTATTTTATCTGGTAGATAG